The following are from one region of the Paracoccus sp. S3-43 genome:
- a CDS encoding ABC transporter ATP-binding protein produces the protein MAPAMTQPEPRVVLSARGLGKDFAGFTAVNNVDLDVEHARIHALIGPNGAGKTTVFNLLTKFLQPTRGKITLLGQDITRTRPDRVARMGLVRSFQISAVFPHLTVRENVKVALQRPAGLAVQFWKPLSSLDRLNGRADELIDHLGLTPYRDHRAADLSYGRKRVLEIATTLALDPEVLLLDEPMAGMGQEDVRMVAEIIRDVARTRAVLMVEHNLNVVADICHHVTVLQRGEIIATGDYATVSADPRVRIAYMGTEE, from the coding sequence ATTGCGCCAGCCATGACGCAACCCGAACCGCGGGTGGTGCTTTCCGCCCGCGGTCTCGGCAAGGATTTCGCCGGGTTCACCGCTGTCAACAATGTCGATCTGGATGTGGAACATGCGCGCATCCACGCGCTGATCGGCCCCAATGGGGCGGGCAAGACCACGGTGTTCAACCTGCTGACCAAGTTTTTGCAACCGACGCGCGGCAAAATCACGCTGCTGGGCCAGGACATCACCCGGACCCGGCCCGACAGGGTGGCGCGGATGGGGCTGGTGCGGTCGTTCCAGATTTCCGCCGTGTTTCCGCATCTGACGGTGCGCGAGAACGTCAAGGTCGCCTTGCAGCGCCCGGCGGGGCTGGCGGTGCAGTTCTGGAAACCCTTGTCCTCGCTGGACCGGCTGAACGGGCGCGCCGATGAGCTGATCGACCACCTGGGCCTGACGCCTTACCGTGACCACCGCGCCGCCGACCTGTCCTATGGCCGCAAGCGCGTGCTGGAGATCGCCACGACACTGGCGCTCGACCCTGAGGTTCTGCTGCTGGACGAGCCGATGGCCGGGATGGGACAGGAAGACGTGCGGATGGTGGCCGAGATCATCCGCGACGTGGCCCGCACCCGCGCCGTGCTGATGGTCGAGCATAACCTGAACGTGGTCGCCGACATCTGCCACCACGTCACCGTCCTGCAACGCGGAGAGATCATCGCGACCGGCGACTATGCCACCGTGTCCGCCGATCCCCGCGTCCGCATCGCCTATATGGGAACCGAGGAATGA
- a CDS encoding ABC transporter substrate-binding protein, with the protein MRKLLLSAASVGLLAAPAVAEVSDGKVRIGILNDQSGVYSDFGGKNSYEAALMAVEDFGGKVLDAPIEVVTADHQNKPDIASNIARQWYDNEQVDSIMELTTSSVGLAVQALSVEEKKITINTGAATTELTGAQCSPYGFHWAYDTHALAVGTGGALVKEGGDSWFFLTADYAFGYSLEENTGNFVKEHGGTVVGSVRHPLASTDFSSFLLQAQSSGAKVIGLANAGADTQNAIKQAAEFGITQGGQKLAALLFTLADVHGLGIEAAQGLNLTESFYWKRNPESEEFGRRFFERTGSMPNMVHAGTYSAVTSYLKAIVAAGSDETEAVAAKLHELPVNDVFAQDGKVGANGRLIKDVYLMEVKAPAEITEDWDYYNVLATIPGAEAFIDPAQSGCPLVSQ; encoded by the coding sequence ATGCGTAAACTTTTGTTGTCGGCCGCATCCGTCGGCCTGTTGGCCGCGCCCGCAGTGGCCGAAGTGTCGGACGGCAAGGTCAGGATCGGCATCCTGAACGACCAGTCGGGCGTCTATTCCGATTTCGGCGGCAAGAATTCCTATGAAGCCGCGCTGATGGCGGTCGAGGATTTCGGCGGCAAGGTGCTGGACGCGCCCATCGAGGTGGTGACCGCCGACCACCAGAACAAGCCCGACATCGCGTCGAACATCGCGCGGCAGTGGTATGACAACGAACAGGTCGATTCCATCATGGAGCTGACGACCTCCTCCGTCGGCCTTGCCGTGCAGGCGCTGAGCGTCGAGGAAAAGAAGATCACCATCAACACCGGCGCCGCGACGACCGAACTGACCGGCGCGCAATGTTCGCCATATGGCTTCCACTGGGCCTATGACACCCACGCGCTTGCGGTGGGCACCGGCGGCGCCCTGGTGAAAGAGGGCGGCGACAGCTGGTTTTTCCTGACCGCCGATTATGCCTTCGGCTATTCGCTCGAGGAAAACACCGGCAATTTCGTCAAGGAACATGGCGGCACCGTGGTCGGATCGGTCCGCCATCCGCTGGCCTCCACCGACTTCTCGTCCTTCCTGTTGCAGGCGCAATCCTCGGGCGCCAAGGTGATCGGCCTGGCCAATGCGGGCGCCGACACGCAGAACGCCATCAAGCAGGCGGCCGAGTTCGGCATCACCCAGGGCGGGCAGAAGCTGGCGGCGCTGCTGTTCACGCTGGCCGACGTTCACGGCCTGGGGATCGAGGCCGCGCAGGGCCTGAACCTGACCGAAAGCTTCTATTGGAAGCGCAACCCCGAATCCGAGGAGTTCGGCCGCCGCTTCTTCGAACGCACCGGGTCGATGCCGAACATGGTCCATGCGGGCACCTATTCGGCGGTCACGTCCTATCTGAAGGCGATCGTGGCCGCAGGCTCGGACGAAACCGAAGCCGTCGCCGCCAAGCTGCACGAACTGCCGGTCAACGACGTGTTCGCGCAGGACGGCAAGGTCGGCGCCAACGGTCGCCTGATCAAGGACGTCTACCTGATGGAGGTGAAGGCCCCCGCCGAGATCACCGAGGATTGGGATTACTACAACGTCCTGGCCACGATCCCCGGCGCCGAAGCCTTCATCGACCCGGCGCAAAGCGGCTGCCCGCTGGTCTCCCAGTAA